A single window of Arcobacter sp. F2176 DNA harbors:
- a CDS encoding type II secretion system protein J — protein MKKGFTLIEILISITLFSLILVFLYKALDLTKQSNFFYEKKLDTLESSNKLKALYYEDIAKAKSIEITFDRSSNSILKIQTNDMYHNPFYRYVTYIISQDKNLLRIESLYKFNEREVLDSFFNDAFVDKLDSDIFKFKVSQSKVNKKIYAILLQKKDKPIVFFNTLTIN, from the coding sequence ATGAAAAAAGGTTTTACTCTAATAGAGATACTTATTAGTATCACACTTTTTTCTCTTATTCTCGTCTTTTTATATAAAGCTTTGGACCTTACCAAGCAAAGTAACTTCTTCTATGAAAAAAAACTCGATACACTAGAATCAAGTAATAAACTAAAAGCCTTATACTATGAAGATATAGCAAAAGCAAAAAGTATCGAAATAACTTTTGATAGGTCTTCAAATAGCATTTTAAAAATACAGACAAATGATATGTATCATAATCCTTTTTATAGATATGTTACATATATAATCTCACAAGATAAAAATCTACTTCGAATAGAGAGTCTATATAAGTTCAATGAAAGAGAAGTATTAGACTCTTTTTTTAATGATGCTTTTGTAGATAAGCTTGATAGTGATATTTTTAAGTTTAAAGTTTCTCAATCAAAAGTCAATAAAAAAATATATGCTATCCTCCTTCAAAAAAAAGATAAGCCAATAGTTTTTTTTAATACTTTAACAATAAACTAA
- a CDS encoding secretin N-terminal domain-containing protein → MINSCYKIKKISILKVFILVVFLSLNLFAKKEPIDISFKNLSIEDLIKITSKIINKNILLTTKVSGNVDFITNKQLYDDDIYNILIYVLESKGLTIVENHGILRIVKMEDSSKYNLPILAGKNKNGYDQMVTKVFSVQYSNVEYIASKIRHLITKSAKLVTDKESNVIVITDFESNIETIEKIITLISKDAKKTVRSIKLKNIQVSSAETTLKNIAKSVFDEKIDKEKVVVLGNKDDNSILLVGKEKNVDFLEKYIQNVDKIGSLAERVVDVVTLKNVEVKNMIKIIEGIINKKKYIDPDNKPYASIDEETNALVLVGPKYEIKYIKEIVSELDKERLQVYVQAKIIEVSANKIHNLGIKYGLTGAESTSNGIFTLGANLGGSVNALSSGVESLLTFNTKTLNSGIALGATLNLLKNNQAIDIVSEPSILCINNKESSIYVGETKSFQTGTTTTDGGTTNNTFQREDIGLTLKVKPRISDDNKVTLEIETVLEDAKELKDGQTNPDTSKKEVKTTAIVSNGESVIIGGLIKNKSDMIEDKVPFFGDIPVLGVLFKNTKKAEDKINLVVIMTPYIVPNSEGLTFVREQLTELKLLEDQYTKDLEVRLVQRHLEIMKKNKDLKDKKEEIEEEIEDLKDNDDKSIHEKQMDMIMGKSHED, encoded by the coding sequence ATGATAAATAGTTGTTATAAAATAAAGAAAATTAGTATATTAAAAGTATTTATATTAGTAGTATTTTTATCTTTAAATCTTTTTGCTAAGAAAGAACCTATTGATATAAGTTTTAAAAATCTAAGTATTGAGGATTTGATTAAAATTACTTCAAAGATTATTAATAAAAATATTTTATTAACAACAAAAGTAAGTGGCAATGTGGATTTTATAACAAATAAACAGCTTTATGATGATGATATTTATAATATTTTGATTTATGTACTTGAGTCAAAAGGATTAACAATAGTTGAAAATCACGGTATTTTACGTATTGTAAAAATGGAAGATAGTTCTAAATACAATCTACCAATACTTGCAGGTAAAAATAAAAATGGTTATGATCAAATGGTGACAAAAGTTTTTTCTGTGCAATACTCAAATGTAGAATATATTGCTTCTAAGATACGACACCTTATAACAAAATCTGCAAAGTTAGTAACAGATAAAGAATCTAATGTGATAGTTATAACTGATTTTGAAAGTAATATAGAAACTATAGAAAAAATAATAACACTCATCTCTAAAGATGCAAAAAAAACAGTTCGAAGTATTAAGTTAAAAAATATTCAAGTATCTAGTGCGGAAACAACATTAAAAAATATTGCAAAATCTGTTTTTGATGAAAAAATAGATAAAGAAAAAGTCGTAGTGCTTGGCAATAAAGATGATAATTCAATCTTGCTGGTTGGAAAAGAAAAAAATGTTGATTTTTTAGAAAAATATATTCAAAATGTCGATAAAATAGGGAGCCTAGCAGAACGAGTTGTTGATGTTGTAACATTAAAAAATGTTGAAGTAAAAAATATGATAAAAATAATTGAAGGTATAATTAATAAAAAGAAATATATTGATCCTGATAATAAACCTTATGCTTCAATTGATGAAGAGACTAATGCTTTAGTATTAGTTGGACCAAAGTATGAAATAAAATACATAAAAGAGATTGTTTCAGAACTTGATAAAGAGAGATTACAAGTTTATGTTCAAGCAAAGATTATAGAAGTTAGTGCTAATAAAATACATAATTTAGGTATCAAATATGGATTAACAGGTGCAGAGTCAACAAGCAATGGGATTTTTACACTTGGTGCAAATCTTGGCGGAAGTGTAAATGCTCTAAGTTCTGGTGTTGAATCCTTATTGACATTTAATACAAAAACACTAAACTCAGGTATTGCTTTAGGAGCAACATTAAATCTATTAAAAAATAATCAAGCCATAGATATAGTTTCTGAACCATCAATATTATGTATCAACAATAAAGAATCATCAATCTATGTTGGAGAAACAAAATCTTTTCAAACAGGTACAACAACTACAGATGGTGGAACAACTAATAACACTTTTCAAAGGGAAGATATAGGGTTGACCTTAAAAGTAAAACCAAGAATTTCAGATGACAATAAAGTTACTTTAGAAATTGAAACAGTCTTAGAAGATGCAAAAGAATTAAAAGATGGACAAACAAATCCAGATACAAGTAAAAAAGAAGTTAAGACTACAGCAATAGTATCAAATGGTGAAAGTGTTATTATTGGAGGACTTATAAAAAATAAATCTGATATGATAGAAGATAAAGTTCCATTTTTTGGTGATATTCCTGTTCTTGGAGTATTATTTAAAAATACAAAAAAAGCAGAAGATAAAATAAACCTAGTAGTTATTATGACACCTTATATTGTACCAAATAGTGAAGGTTTAACTTTTGTAAGAGAGCAATTAACAGAATTAAAATTACTTGAAGATCAATATACAAAAGATTTGGAAGTAAGATTAGTACAAAGACATTTAGAAATTATGAAAAAAAATAAAGACTTAAAAGATAAAAAAGAGGAAATTGAAGAAGAAATTGAAGATTTAAAAGATAATGATGATAAATCTATTCATGAAAAACAAATGGATATGATAATGGGTAAAAGCCATGAAGATTGA
- a CDS encoding GspE/PulE family protein — translation MKIDEKHYPSLLPYEHEGYELALKNYVLFSQLEDKIVICLYEKHMSKALDYLSKFDYEHEVIFLDEISFDRLYNHFVEIRTDKQMNSIQKEQEDASFDDEDFSVAEFLKNSSDILTSEESAPIIKFVNSLFYQAIKKRSSDIHIEMHEHKGEVRYRVDGVLFKHVELEKNIMALVISRIKVISSLDISEKRVPQDGRTQIKIARRVLDIRVSILPTFYGERVVMRILMQSEDIPTLNELGFPSYITNSLESIMNNSYGMVLVTGPTGSGKSTTLHALLQHIVDKEKNIITIEDPVEYKSDEINQIQVNSQVGLTFASGLRSILRQDPDIIMVGEIRDSETASISVQAALTGHLLFSTLHTNRAPAAISRLVDMKVERFLLTSSLLAVLAQRLVRKLCPSCKEEDDLAKDYNEMFDIPDDTKIYKSVGCKFCNFTGYSGRVAIGELFLVDEKIKKHLHNNLDDNDLMNLAIEGGMQPLGEQLKSMLIEGTTSFEEAIRIGIK, via the coding sequence ATGAAGATTGATGAAAAACATTATCCTTCACTTTTACCTTATGAACATGAAGGGTATGAACTCGCACTAAAAAATTATGTACTTTTTTCTCAACTTGAAGATAAAATAGTCATTTGTCTTTATGAAAAACATATGAGTAAAGCATTAGATTATCTATCAAAGTTTGATTATGAACATGAAGTAATCTTTTTAGATGAAATATCTTTTGATAGATTATATAACCATTTTGTTGAAATCCGTACTGATAAACAAATGAATAGTATTCAAAAAGAGCAAGAAGATGCATCTTTTGATGATGAAGATTTTTCAGTTGCAGAGTTTTTAAAAAATAGTTCAGATATCTTGACTTCTGAAGAGTCAGCACCTATTATAAAGTTTGTAAATTCATTGTTTTATCAAGCAATAAAAAAGCGTTCAAGTGATATTCATATAGAAATGCATGAACACAAAGGGGAAGTGAGATATAGAGTTGATGGTGTTTTATTTAAGCATGTTGAATTAGAAAAAAATATAATGGCATTGGTAATTAGTCGTATAAAAGTTATTTCAAGCTTAGATATTAGTGAAAAGCGTGTGCCCCAAGATGGGCGAACCCAAATTAAAATAGCAAGAAGAGTTCTTGATATAAGGGTTTCAATCTTGCCCACTTTTTATGGTGAGAGAGTGGTAATGCGTATCTTGATGCAAAGTGAAGATATTCCTACTTTAAATGAATTAGGTTTTCCTTCTTATATAACAAATAGCTTAGAAAGTATCATGAACAACAGCTATGGTATGGTACTAGTAACAGGACCTACAGGAAGTGGAAAGTCTACAACTCTTCACGCTTTATTACAACATATTGTTGATAAAGAGAAAAATATTATTACCATAGAAGACCCAGTAGAATACAAATCTGATGAGATAAATCAAATACAAGTAAATTCACAAGTAGGGCTAACTTTTGCCAGTGGTTTGCGTTCTATTTTACGACAAGACCCCGATATCATTATGGTAGGAGAAATTAGAGATAGTGAAACTGCCTCTATTTCAGTACAAGCAGCTTTAACTGGTCACTTACTTTTTTCTACTTTACATACAAATAGAGCACCTGCTGCTATTTCAAGACTTGTAGATATGAAAGTGGAAAGGTTTTTATTGACATCATCATTATTGGCAGTTTTAGCACAAAGGTTAGTTCGTAAACTTTGTCCTTCTTGTAAAGAAGAAGATGATTTAGCTAAAGATTATAATGAAATGTTTGATATCCCAGATGATACTAAGATATATAAATCAGTCGGATGTAAATTTTGTAATTTCACAGGATATAGTGGTCGTGTTGCCATTGGAGAACTCTTTTTAGTCGATGAAAAAATTAAAAAGCACCTACACAATAATCTTGATGATAATGACTTGATGAACTTAGCCATAGAAGGTGGTATGCAACCTCTTGGTGAGCAATTAAAATCTATGCTAATAGAAGGAACTACATCCTTTGAAGAAGCTATAAGAATTGGTATAAAGTAA